One window of Quercus robur chromosome 12, dhQueRobu3.1, whole genome shotgun sequence genomic DNA carries:
- the LOC126709608 gene encoding phospho-2-dehydro-3-deoxyheptonate aldolase 2, chloroplastic-like: MSLTHILRGSVSTTPLLSHSHTTTPTTKPHFLHVTTPKPTTTTIPSVSVSDISSSESWAPHSWTSKKALQLPDYPDPEELRLVLNTLESFPPIVFAGEARNLEERLAQAALGEAFLLQGGDCAESFKEFSADNIRDTFRVLLQMGIVLTYGAQIPVIKVGRMAGQFAKPRSDAFEVKDGVKLPSYRGDNINGDAFNEKSRIPDPQRLIRAYLQSVGTLNLLRAFATGGYAAMQRVSQWNLDFVVHSEQGDRYTELAQRVDEALGFMAAAGVTVNHPMMNTVEFWTSHECLHLPYEQAMTRVDSTTGCYYDCSAHMLWVGERTRQLDGAHVEFLRGVSNPLGIKVSDKMDPKELVKLCETLNPHNKPGRLTIITRMGADNMRVKLPHLIKAVRQAGLIVTWVSDPMHGNTIKAPSGLKTRPFDEIRAELRAFFDVHAQEGSHPGGVHLEMTGQNVTECIGGSKAVTFEDLSSRYHTHCDPRLNASQSLELAFAIAERLRKKRLKPANNFQR; the protein is encoded by the exons atgtctCTGACTCACATTCTCAGAGGCTCTGTTTCTACAACCCCACTTCTCTCTCATTCTCACACCACTACTCCCACCACCAAACCCCACTTCCTCCACGTCACCActccaaaacccaccaccaccaccataccTTCTGTGTCAGTCTCTGACATTTCTTCCTCAGAAAGCTGGGCCCCACACTCATGGACGTCCAAGAAGGCCCTCCAGCTCCCGGACTACCCGGACCCGGAAGAGCTCCGGTTGGTCCTCAATACCCTCGAGTCCTTCCCTCCCATCGTGTTCGCCGGCGAGGCCCGCAACCTCGAGGAGCGGCTGGCTCAGGCCGCATTGGGTGAGGCCTTTTTGCTTCAAGGTGGTGACTGTGCCGAGAGCTTCAAGGAGTTCAGTGCCGATAACATCAGAGACACTTTCCGGGTTTTGTTGCAAATGGGTATCGTCCTCACCTACGGGGCACAAATACCTGTCATTAAG GTAGGAAGGATGGCAGGCCAATTTGCAAAACCTAGGTCAGATGCTTTTGAGGTTAAAGATGGTGTGAAGCTCCCTAGTTATCGGGGAGACAATATCAATGGTGATGCTTTTAATGAGAAATCTAGAATACCTGATCCGCAAAGGTTGATCAGAGCATACCTCCAATCTGTTGGCACGCTGAATCTCCTTAGAGCATTTGCCACTGGAGGGTATGCTGCCATGCAGAGAGTCTCACAGTGGAATCTTGATTTTGTGGTTCACAGTGAACAGGGAGACAG GTACACAGAACTTGCGCAAAGAGTAGATGAAGCTCTGGGGTTCATGGCTGCTGCTGGGGTTACTGTAAATCATCCGATGATGAACACTGTTGAGTTTTGGACATCTCATGAATGTCTTCATTTACCATATGAGCAAGCCATGACGAGGGTGGATTCAACGACAGGGTGTTATTATGATTGTTCTGCTCACATGCTTTGGGTTGGTGAGAGGACTCGGCAGTTAGATGGAGCACATGTTGAATTCCTCCGGGGTGTATCTAATCCTCTTGGCATAAAG GTGAGTGACAAAATGGATCCAAAGGAGCTTGTGAAATTGTGTGAAACTCTCAACCCTCACAACAAACCTGGAAGGCTGACAATAATAACTCGAATGGGGGCAGATAATATGCGGGTAAAGCTTCCCCATCTGATTAAAGCTGTGCGCCAGGCTGGGCTTATTGTCACTTGGGTTAGTGATCCCATGCATGGGAACACAATAAAGGCTCCTTCTGGTCTCAAGACACGACCGTTTGATGAAATCAGG GCTGAGTTGAGGGCTTTCTTTGATGTTCATGCACAAGAAGGAAGCCATCCTGGGGGAGTTCATTTGGAGATGACTGGGCAGAATGTGACGGAGTGCATTGGAGGGTCGAAGGCAGTGACCTTTGAAGACTTGAGTTCCCGCTATCACACACACTGTGACCCCAGGCTGAATGCTTCACAGTCACTTGAATTGGCATTTGCCATAGCTGAGAGGCTGAGGAAGAAAAGGTTAAAACCTGCTAACAATTTTCAAAGGTAA
- the LOC126707977 gene encoding DNA repair endonuclease UVH1 isoform X1, whose amino-acid sequence MVQFHEQIIGELLEDPNGGLVVLSSGLSLPKLISSLLHLHSSTTGTLLLLSPPSLKSLILHHHHSNHPQLPSEISAEFPANHRLSLYSSNSIFFITPRILIVDLLSNKLSPSLISGLVILNAHSLSETSTEAFIVRILRSSNRDLYVRAFSDKPHAMVSGFAKAERTMKCLYLKRLHLWPRFQVHVAEELERDPPVVVDVRVPMTKYMVGIQKAIIEVMDACLKEMRKTNKVDVEDLTVENGLFKSFDEIVRRQLDPIWHTLGKKTKQLVSDLKTLRKLLDYLVRYDAVTFLKYLDTLRVSESFRSVWIFAESSYKIFDYAKKRVYRFGRSDGAKPSGQGKSVTGKKRKSKGDDKNEKEVGGTSSASTSSGLVLEEVLEEAPKWKVLREVLEEIEGERQKQREEFQVEGEENDSGIVLVACKDERSCMQLEECILNSTQKVMREEWEKYLLNKVDLRDLQTRYKKKPKDPKGFGVLDGIVPITPAQNAQASSSINKQEHDALLAAASELRNQAKKDCAIGDDPQPHDGSKKGGKGKGKGRSKKGPANVQSPGNKKAARNDKVETSDSENEDKKDEINPATVDKPILWKHIQESNITGSRTAMPLPPVHFYALESDQPILDTLKPSVIIVYQPDITFVREIEVYKSENLSKNLKVYFLFYEDSTEVQKFEASIRRENAAFESLIRQKSMMMIPVDQDGRCLGLNSSVEPQASSSQNSITRKAGGRKEIEKEMQVIVDMREFMSSLPNILHQRGMRIIPVTLEVGDYIISPLICVERKSIQDLFMSFTSGRLYHQVETMVRYYKIPVLLIEFSQDKSFSFQSASDIGDDVTPNSIISKLSLLALHFPRLRIIWSRSLHATAEIFASLKANQDEPDETKAMRVGVPSEEGIVEDDVRAENYNTSAIEFLRRLPGVTDSNYRAIMDGCNSLADLALLPVERLAELMGGQKAARTLREFLDAKYPTLL is encoded by the exons aTGGTCCAATTCCACGAGCAAATAATCGGAGAACTTCTAGAAGACCCGAACGGCGGTCTAGTAGTCCTCTCCTCCGGCCTTTCTCTCCCAAAACTCATCTCCTCTCTCCTCCACCTCCACTCTTCCACCACCGGAaccctcctcctcctctctcCTCCGTCTCTCAAATCCCtcatcctccaccaccaccactctaACCACCCTCAACTACCTTCCGAAATCTCCGCCGAATTCCCCGCTAACCACCGCCTCTCTCTCTACTCCTCCaactccatcttcttcatcaccCCTCGCATCCTCATCGTGGATCTCTTGTCCAACAagctctctccttctctcatcTCCGGCCTCGTCATCCTCAACGCTCACTCTCTCTCCGAGACCTCCACCGAAGCCTTCATCGTCCGCATCCTCCGGTCCTCCAACAGAGACCTCTACGTCCGAGCTTTCTCAGACAAGCCTCACGCGATGGTCTCCGGCTTCGCCAAAGCCGAGCGCACCATGAAATGCCTTTACCTCAAGCGCCTCCACCTCTGGCCGAGATTCCAGGTCCACGTCGCGGAGGAGCTCGAGCGGGACCCGCCGGTTGTGGTCGACGTCAGGGTTCCGATGACGAAGTATATGGTTGGGATTCAGAAGGCTATTATTGAGGTTATGGATGCGTGCTTGAAGGAGATGAGGAAGACTAATAAGGTTGATGTTGAGGATCTGACGGTGGAGAATGGCTTGTTCAAGTCGTTCGATGAGATTGTGAGGCGGCAGTTGGATCCGATTTGGCATACCTTGGGGAAGAAGACGAAGCAGCTTGTTTCCGACTTGAAGACCTTGAGGAAACTCTTGGATTATCTCGTTAG GTATGATGCAGTGACTTTTTTGAAGTATTTGGATACGCTGAGGGTGTCGGAGAGTTTTCGGTCTGTTTGGATATTTGCAGAGTCGAGCTATAAGATATTTGACTATGCAAAGAAACGGGTATATCGTTTCGGGAGGTCAGATGGTGCGAAACCAAGTGGGCAGGGTAAGAGCGTGacaggcaaaaagagaaaaTCAAAGGGGGATGACAAGAATGAGAAAGAAG TTGGTGGTACTTCATCAGCAAGTACAAGTAGTGGGCTAGTTTTGGAGGAAGTCTTGGAGGAGGCACCGAAGTGGAAGGTGTTACGT GAGGTTCTTGAAGAGATAGAAGGGGAAAGACAAAAGCAGAGAGAAGAGTTTCAGGTTGAAGGTGAAGAAAATGATAGTGGTATTGTTCTAGTGGCATGCAAAGATGAACGCTCGTGCATGCAGCTTGAAGAATGCATCTTGAACAGTACACAGAAG GTCATGCGTGAAGAATGGGAGAAGTACTTACTAAACAAAGTAGACCTGCGTGACCTACAAACACGTTATAAAAAGAAACCAAAGGATCCCAAAGGTTTTGGGGTTCTTGATGGCATTGTCCCCATAACACCGGCGCAGAATGCACAGGCTAGCAGCAGCATAAACAAGCAGGAACATGATGCACTTTTGGCTGCCGCATCAGAGTTAAGAAATCAAGCTAAAAAGGATTGTGCTATTGGAGATGATCCGCAGCCTCATGATGGCAGCAAAAAAGgtggaaaaggaaaagggaagggAAGGAGTAAGAAAGGCCCGGCTAATGTTCAGAGTCCTGGGAATAAAAAGGCAGCAAGGAATGATAAAGTTGAAACATCAGATTCAGAAAATGAAGACAAAAAAGATGAAATCAATCCAGCCACTGTAGACAAACCAATTCTTTGGAAGCATATTCAAGAGTCTAATATTACAGGATCCAGAACTGCTATGCCACTGCCACCGGTGCACTTTTATGCCCTAGAAAGTGATCAGCCTATACTGGACACTTTGAAGCCCTCTGTAATTATTGTATACCAACCAGACATAACTTTTGTCAGGGAAATTGAAGTTTATAAATCTGAGAATCTATCAAAAAATTTGAAGGTTTACTTTCTTTTCTATGAAGATTCTACTGAAGTGCAAAAGTTTGAGGCTAGTATAAGGAGGGAGAATGCAGCATTTGAATCTCTGATCAGGCAGAAATCAATGATGATGATTCCAGTTGATCAG GATGGGCGCTGTCTGGGATTAAATTCTTCTGTAGAGCCACAAGCCTCAAGTTCCCAAAACTCAATAACAAGAAAGGCAGGTGGAAGGAAGGAAATTGAGAAAGAGATGCAG GTAATAGTGGACATGAGGGAGTTTATGAGCAGCCTTCCAAATATTCTCCACCAGAGGGGTATGCGCATAATACCAGTAACCTTGGAAGTAGGGGATTATATTATCTCACCATTAATATGTGTAGAGAGAAAGAGTATCCAAGATCTTTTTATGAGCTTCACATCAGGTCGCCTTTACCACCAAGTAGAGACAATGGTCCGCTATTATAAAATACCTGTTCTCCTGATTGAGTTTTCACAAGACAAAAGTTTTTCATTTCAG TCTGCAAGTGATATTGGTGATGATGTGACGCCAAACAGTATTATATCGAAACTTTCTTTGCTCGCTCTCCATTTTCCCCGTCTGCGAATCATCTGGTCTCGGAGTCTGCATGCTACAGCTGAAATATTTGCTTCACTCAAGGCAAATCAGGATGAACCCGACGAGACCAAAGCAATGCGAGTTGGTGTTCCCTCTGAAGAGGGTATTGTGGAAGATGATGTGAG AGCTGAAAACTACAATACATCTGCAATTGAGTTTCTGAGACGACTCCCAGGTGTGACAGATTCAAATTACAGGGCTATAATGGATGGATGCAATAGCCTGGCAGATCTCGCCCTTCTTCCTGTAGAGAGATTAGCTGAACTAATGGGTGGTCAGAAAGCTGCTAGGACTCTCAGGGAATTCCTTGATGCAAAGTATCCAACCTTGTTATGA
- the LOC126708446 gene encoding uncharacterized protein LOC126708446 — protein MDDAKRRALIKSQAVKKRESGEEVPKASASVPKRKLTTKSDRPFKQPKVSLELVVGLMAEGNKAVTPAKQGKGKGLMTIPDGKQERPPSLLRDDSKYALEKLSSIITAEDYEDLGNHSTEAMGETGLFAVAQSLVMMKGLLDRCLNRESTLDRVRAKAQQTEEELGQLQRWRSKMEKKLELSEQARKELEEKTATSLTVIENKEAEIKQLREELRQAKVAAVEEYRCSESYLLSCVD, from the exons atggatgACGCAAAGAGGAGAGCTTTGATCAAGtcccaagccgtcaagaagagggaatccggcgaggaGGTTCCTAAGGCGTCAGCTTCAGTCCCTAAAAGGAAACTGACGACAAAATCCGACCGTCCctttaagcaaccaaaggtctctcttgaacTTGTGGTTGGCttaatggctgagggtaacAAGGCCGTCACCCCAGCGAAGCAGGGGAAGGGTAAGGGATTGATGACGATCCCAGacggtaagcaagagagacctccttcccttctccgtgatgactccaagtatgcattggagaagctgtcgtccatcatcacggcagaagactatgaagacctgggaaaccattcgacggaggccatgggggagacgggcctcttcgccgtcgctcag tccttggtcatgatgaagggactacttgaccggtgtctcaaccgtgagagtaccttggaccgggtgcgcgcgaaggcgcagcagacggaggaagagctcggacaactTCAGAGATGGAggtccaagatggagaagaagctggagctttctgagcaggcgaggaaggagctggaggagaagacggccACTTCGCTGACGGTCATAGAGAATAAAGAGGCTGAGATCAAACAACTCAGAGAAGAGCTCCGTCAGGCTAAAGTGGCAGCCGTCGAGGAGTACCGATGCTCGGAGTCCT ActtgttatcttgtgttgattGA
- the LOC126707977 gene encoding DNA repair endonuclease UVH1 isoform X2 → MVQFHEQIIGELLEDPNGGLVVLSSGLSLPKLISSLLHLHSSTTGTLLLLSPPSLKSLILHHHHSNHPQLPSEISAEFPANHRLSLYSSNSIFFITPRILIVDLLSNKLSPSLISGLVILNAHSLSETSTEAFIVRILRSSNRDLYVRAFSDKPHAMVSGFAKAERTMKCLYLKRLHLWPRFQVHVAEELERDPPVVVDVRVPMTKYMVGIQKAIIEVMDACLKEMRKTNKVDVEDLTVENGLFKSFDEIVRRQLDPIWHTLGKKTKQLVSDLKTLRKLLDYLVRYDAVTFLKYLDTLRVSESFRSVWIFAESSYKIFDYAKKRVYRFGRSDGAKPSGQGKSVTGKKRKSKGDDKNEKEVGGTSSASTSSGLVLEEVLEEAPKWKVLREVLEEIEGERQKQREEFQVEGEENDSGIVLVACKDERSCMQLEECILNSTQKVMREEWEKYLLNKVDLRDLQTRYKKKPKDPKGFGVLDGIVPITPAQNAQASSSINKQEHDALLAAASELRNQAKKDCAIGDDPQPHDGSKKGGKGKGKGRSKKGPANVQSPGNKKAARNDKVETSDSENEDKKDEINPATVDKPILWKHIQESNITGSRTAMPLPPVHFYALESDQPILDTLKPSVIIVYQPDITFVREIEVYKSENLSKNLKVYFLFYEDSTEVQKFEASIRRENAAFESLIRQKSMMMIPVDQDGRCLGLNSSVEPQASSSQNSITRKAGGRKEIEKEMQVIVDMREFMSSLPNILHQRGMRIIPVTLEVGDYIISPLICVERKSIQDLFMSFTSGRLYHQVETMVRYYKIPVLLIEFSQDKSFSFQSASDIGDDVTPNSIISKLSLLALHFPRLRIIWSRSLHATAEIFASLKANQDEPDETKAMRVGVPSEEGIVEDDVRCGSRTFFMADSK, encoded by the exons aTGGTCCAATTCCACGAGCAAATAATCGGAGAACTTCTAGAAGACCCGAACGGCGGTCTAGTAGTCCTCTCCTCCGGCCTTTCTCTCCCAAAACTCATCTCCTCTCTCCTCCACCTCCACTCTTCCACCACCGGAaccctcctcctcctctctcCTCCGTCTCTCAAATCCCtcatcctccaccaccaccactctaACCACCCTCAACTACCTTCCGAAATCTCCGCCGAATTCCCCGCTAACCACCGCCTCTCTCTCTACTCCTCCaactccatcttcttcatcaccCCTCGCATCCTCATCGTGGATCTCTTGTCCAACAagctctctccttctctcatcTCCGGCCTCGTCATCCTCAACGCTCACTCTCTCTCCGAGACCTCCACCGAAGCCTTCATCGTCCGCATCCTCCGGTCCTCCAACAGAGACCTCTACGTCCGAGCTTTCTCAGACAAGCCTCACGCGATGGTCTCCGGCTTCGCCAAAGCCGAGCGCACCATGAAATGCCTTTACCTCAAGCGCCTCCACCTCTGGCCGAGATTCCAGGTCCACGTCGCGGAGGAGCTCGAGCGGGACCCGCCGGTTGTGGTCGACGTCAGGGTTCCGATGACGAAGTATATGGTTGGGATTCAGAAGGCTATTATTGAGGTTATGGATGCGTGCTTGAAGGAGATGAGGAAGACTAATAAGGTTGATGTTGAGGATCTGACGGTGGAGAATGGCTTGTTCAAGTCGTTCGATGAGATTGTGAGGCGGCAGTTGGATCCGATTTGGCATACCTTGGGGAAGAAGACGAAGCAGCTTGTTTCCGACTTGAAGACCTTGAGGAAACTCTTGGATTATCTCGTTAG GTATGATGCAGTGACTTTTTTGAAGTATTTGGATACGCTGAGGGTGTCGGAGAGTTTTCGGTCTGTTTGGATATTTGCAGAGTCGAGCTATAAGATATTTGACTATGCAAAGAAACGGGTATATCGTTTCGGGAGGTCAGATGGTGCGAAACCAAGTGGGCAGGGTAAGAGCGTGacaggcaaaaagagaaaaTCAAAGGGGGATGACAAGAATGAGAAAGAAG TTGGTGGTACTTCATCAGCAAGTACAAGTAGTGGGCTAGTTTTGGAGGAAGTCTTGGAGGAGGCACCGAAGTGGAAGGTGTTACGT GAGGTTCTTGAAGAGATAGAAGGGGAAAGACAAAAGCAGAGAGAAGAGTTTCAGGTTGAAGGTGAAGAAAATGATAGTGGTATTGTTCTAGTGGCATGCAAAGATGAACGCTCGTGCATGCAGCTTGAAGAATGCATCTTGAACAGTACACAGAAG GTCATGCGTGAAGAATGGGAGAAGTACTTACTAAACAAAGTAGACCTGCGTGACCTACAAACACGTTATAAAAAGAAACCAAAGGATCCCAAAGGTTTTGGGGTTCTTGATGGCATTGTCCCCATAACACCGGCGCAGAATGCACAGGCTAGCAGCAGCATAAACAAGCAGGAACATGATGCACTTTTGGCTGCCGCATCAGAGTTAAGAAATCAAGCTAAAAAGGATTGTGCTATTGGAGATGATCCGCAGCCTCATGATGGCAGCAAAAAAGgtggaaaaggaaaagggaagggAAGGAGTAAGAAAGGCCCGGCTAATGTTCAGAGTCCTGGGAATAAAAAGGCAGCAAGGAATGATAAAGTTGAAACATCAGATTCAGAAAATGAAGACAAAAAAGATGAAATCAATCCAGCCACTGTAGACAAACCAATTCTTTGGAAGCATATTCAAGAGTCTAATATTACAGGATCCAGAACTGCTATGCCACTGCCACCGGTGCACTTTTATGCCCTAGAAAGTGATCAGCCTATACTGGACACTTTGAAGCCCTCTGTAATTATTGTATACCAACCAGACATAACTTTTGTCAGGGAAATTGAAGTTTATAAATCTGAGAATCTATCAAAAAATTTGAAGGTTTACTTTCTTTTCTATGAAGATTCTACTGAAGTGCAAAAGTTTGAGGCTAGTATAAGGAGGGAGAATGCAGCATTTGAATCTCTGATCAGGCAGAAATCAATGATGATGATTCCAGTTGATCAG GATGGGCGCTGTCTGGGATTAAATTCTTCTGTAGAGCCACAAGCCTCAAGTTCCCAAAACTCAATAACAAGAAAGGCAGGTGGAAGGAAGGAAATTGAGAAAGAGATGCAG GTAATAGTGGACATGAGGGAGTTTATGAGCAGCCTTCCAAATATTCTCCACCAGAGGGGTATGCGCATAATACCAGTAACCTTGGAAGTAGGGGATTATATTATCTCACCATTAATATGTGTAGAGAGAAAGAGTATCCAAGATCTTTTTATGAGCTTCACATCAGGTCGCCTTTACCACCAAGTAGAGACAATGGTCCGCTATTATAAAATACCTGTTCTCCTGATTGAGTTTTCACAAGACAAAAGTTTTTCATTTCAG TCTGCAAGTGATATTGGTGATGATGTGACGCCAAACAGTATTATATCGAAACTTTCTTTGCTCGCTCTCCATTTTCCCCGTCTGCGAATCATCTGGTCTCGGAGTCTGCATGCTACAGCTGAAATATTTGCTTCACTCAAGGCAAATCAGGATGAACCCGACGAGACCAAAGCAATGCGAGTTGGTGTTCCCTCTGAAGAGGGTATTGTGGAAGATGATGTGAG GTGTGGATCCAGAACCTTTTTCATGGCTGACTCAAAGTGA